In the Brassica napus cultivar Da-Ae chromosome A7, Da-Ae, whole genome shotgun sequence genome, one interval contains:
- the BNAANNG40570D gene encoding uncharacterized protein BNAANNG40570D: MTHSLSPLLPAAHAGSPSSPSPRSQPQTPPIILQVPPINRRDIVVGLGSALWSWDALNGKDEAMAAARRPPPPPAVEKKDPNVSGVQAKVLASKKRKEAMKASMAKLRERGKSVVDEEKPSSSSPSATVVVKDEPTPPSAAPVVVEAEQTPSSASDQ; encoded by the exons atgaCACATTCACTCTCTCCTCTCCTACCGGCTGCTCACGCCGGTAGCCCCTCCTCTCCATCACCGAGGTCACAACCGCAGACTCCTCCCATCATCCTTCAAGTTCCACCAATTAATCGCAG GGATATTGTGGTGGGATTAGGCAGTGCGCTATGGAGTTGGGACGCCCTGAACGGTAAGGACGAGGCAATGGCGGCAGCAAGACGGCCGCCTCCACCACCAGCAGTTGAGAAGAAAGATCCGAATGTGAGTGGAGTTCAGGCTAAGGTATTAGCGAGTAAGAAGCGTAAAGAGGCAATGAAGGCCTCCATGGCTAAACTTAGAGAGAGAGGCAAATCTGTTGTTGATGAAGAAAaaccatcttcatcttctccttctgcTACTGTTGTTGTTAAAGATGAGCCAACTCCTCCTTCTGCTGCTCCCGTTGTTGTTGAAGCTGAACAAACTCCTTCTTCTGCTTCTGATCAATAG
- the LOC125576521 gene encoding uncharacterized protein LOC125576521 codes for MEFVNNVPLGPNSVKVVVETAIEVDAFLWRPAPKIYTIGQAVGETVAWPQDSLLVLDEEIDPDHILGKSPETVEKNNCKLLHWLTQDEETVAEGRWESRDPKALVDGLPLGPNAVKVYVDAVTLPQTFLWRPTEKHSTLGDCLKSYVAWPLSRVSFDSLNSESPATESPITQSQVHTPPAPAKISKPVAQTPSSSRKIVKEGQKCKLLDITGQKVVVAEGRWSSNNPEQLVHFVPLGKNAVRVWVDVVKVDDAMVWRPTSAIECMEDAIGTTIAWPEDKVVIV; via the exons ATGGAGTTTGTTAACAATGTGCCATTGGGCCCTAATTCAGTTAAGGTGGTAGTTGAGACGGCTATTGAAGTAGATGCATTTCTTTGGAGACCGGCGCCAAAAATTTACACTATTGGTCAGGCTGTAGGAGAAACAGTTGCGTGGCCTCAAGAttctcttcttgttcttgaCGAGGAGATCGATCCAGATCACATTCTTGGTAAA AGCCCTGAGACAGTAGAGAAGAACAACTGCAAACTTCTACATTGGTTAACACAGGATGAAGAAACAGTTGCTGAAGGTCGTTGGGAGAGTCGTGATCCCAAAGCCTTGGTGGATGGCCTTCCTCTTGGACCAAATGCTGTGAAAGTATATGTAGATGCGGTGACGTTACCTCAGACTTTTCTTTGGAGGCCAACAGAAAAACACTCAACCCTCGGTGATTGTTTGAAGTCGTATGTAGCATGGCCTCTCAGCAGAGTTTCATTCGACAGTTTAAACTCTGAGTCACCAGCTACAGAATCTCCTATTACGCAGTCACAAGTACACACTCCACCGGCTCCTGCTAAGATTTCAAAACCAGTGGCACAAACTCCTTCAAGCTCTCGGAAG ATTGTGAAAGAAGGTCAGAAGTGCAAACTGCTCGACATTACCGGTCAGAAAGTTGTTGTTGCAGAAGGACGCTGGTCTTCAAACAACCCAGAACAGTTAGTGCATTTTGTTCCTTTGGGAAAAAATGCAGTTCGTGTGTGGGTTGATGTAGTCAAGGTGGATGATGCCATGGTTTGGAGGCCTACATCTGCAATCGAGTGTATGGAGGATGCTATTGGTACCACTATAGCATGGCCTGAAGACAAGGTTGTCATCGTGTGA
- the LOC125576138 gene encoding uncharacterized protein LOC125576138: MESEKNGFRRYVLRTYTFHSIKKKRKGSDLLTSFSPSSLSSPPPSSSKLYPPSPTRFSIFPSSLHPLSTIYDSIAHQPFLPTSSLHHLRRVFSIFHSSPQPLSTISASISHLSPSVISSLILTEYTIGFSHHHLQFQIRDSNLRVRCGFVTSQACVFYILSRVLIMLDKSWVHISRVDSAYERAARAFVNGVTDKLGVNGKIVCPCARCRNLYRHTSEEVVSHLVINGMDDAYKVRTDWFHHGDGSSVDVVDVKDRCWNAEILSLYEAANFVDEDLANRGSQLRESVEGEDRKEDEFLAKLAEAETPLYPTCSSHSKLSAVVSLFRIKSQNGWSDKSFDDLLQTLPNMLPEDNVLHTSTYDVKKFLKTFDMGYLKIHACVNDCCLFRKKLKTAESCPTCKASRWKTNMHTGEIKKGVPQKVLRYFPVIPRLKRMFRSEKLAMDLRWHFNNKSTDGKLRHPVDSVTWQSMNDKYVLH; the protein is encoded by the exons ATGGAAAG TGAAAAAAATGGATTTAGGCGGTATGTTTTAAGAACATATACTTTTCatagcattaaaaaaaaaagaaagggatCGGATTTACTTACCTCGTTCTCTCCGTCTTCCCTTTCTTCTCCACCTCCATCGAGCTCAAAGCTCTATCCACCATCTCCGACTCGTTTCTCCATCTTCCCTTCCTCTCTACATCCTCTCTCCACCATCTACGACTCCATCGCCCACCAACCCTTCCTCCCCACATCATCTCTCCACCATCTCCGCCGCGTTTTCTCCATCTTCCATTCCTCTCCACAACCTCTCTCCACCATCTCCGCCTCGATCTCTCATCTTTCACCATCCGTAATCTCGTCGCTCATCCTAACAGAGTATACAATTGGATTCAGCCATCATCATCTCCAATTTCAAATCCGAGACTCTAATTTAAGAGTGAG gtGCGGGTTCGTGACTTCACAAGCTTGCGTCTTCTATATTCTGTCGAG GGTCCTAATAATGTTGGACAAGTCGTGGGTTCATATAAGTAG AGTTGATTCTGCATACGAGAGAGCTGCCCGAGCTTTTGTCAATGGTGTTACTGATAAGTTAGGAGTTAATGGGAAGATTGTATGTCCATGCGCCCGATGTCGTAATCTGTATCGCCATACAAGTGAGGAGGTTGTCTCTCATTTGGTTATAAATGGAATGGATGATGCTTACAAGGTACGGACGGATTGGTTTCACCATGGAGATGGTAGCTCTGTTGATGTAGTGGATGTTAAAGATAGATGCTGGAATGCTGAGATTCTTAGTTTATATGAAGCTGCAAACTTTGTAGATGAGGATTTAGCCAACCGGGGTTCACAGTTACGTGAGTCAGTTGAGGGTGAGGACAGGAAAGAAGATGAGTTTTTAGCAAAACTTGCAGAGGCTGAAACCCCCTTGTATCCGACGTGTTCTAGTCATAGCAAGCTATCAGCTGTAGTTTCTTTGTTTAGGATTAAGTCTCAGAATGGGTGGTCAGACAAGAGCTTTGATGACTTGCTGCAAACATTGCCAAATATGTTACCTGAAGACAATGTGCTGCACACATCAACTTATGATGTCAAGAAGtttttgaaaacttttgatATGGGATATCTAAAGATTCATGCTTGTGTTAACGACTGCTGCTTATTTAGAAAGAAGCTGAAGACGGCTGAGAGTTGCCCAACATGTAAAGCGTCTAGATGGAAGACCAACATGCATACTGGTGAAATCAAGAAGGGTGTTCCACAGAAGGTTTTGAGATATTTTCCGGTGATACCTCGTCTGAAAAGGATGTTCAGATCGGAGAAACTTGCAATGGATTTACGATGGCATTTCAATAACAAGAGCACAGATGGGAAACTCCGACATCCAGTAGACTCTGTTACTTGGCAGTCAATGAATGACAA GTATGTTCTCCACtga
- the LOC125576520 gene encoding uncharacterized protein LOC125576520, translated as MKVLKDYVRNTARPEGCIAESYLADECMKFCSAFLTTTTNVQEKEDRNTEYESKSILEGRPISAARSFQFSEAELKIAHLAVIQNTAMVDPYVDAHLQHLQDSNSRCQRDATYLWRMHTEKFAAWLKQQISIDSPDEEDTLKWLAYGPRSIARSYTGYIVNGLRFHTNVVHRLSQNSGVYYEATAMCRSSAKDTAQVVDVVSYYGRVVDIILLDYNGFYVPIFRCEWAVKGNGVKVEDGFTLVNFNHSHISFAKDPFILASQARQIFYSRDTDESSWYVVMKGPCRRYSDEKPEDGHADVGPLPSDIDMCLEDISDEAENVRDDCEGIYV; from the exons ATGAAAGTCTTGAAAGACTATGTCAGAAACACAGCAAGACCAGAGGGGTGTATAGCTGAGTCTTATCTTGCGGATGAGTGCATGAAGTTCTGCTCGGCTTTCTTGACTACTACAACAAATGTGCAAGAAAAAGAGGACAGAAACACTGAGTATGAGAGTAAGTCCATCCTCGAAGGTCGTCCTATATCAGCCGCCCGCTCATTCCAATTTTCAGAAGCAGAGTTGAAAATAGCTCATCTTGCTGTAATACAGAACACGGCCATGGTGGATCCATATGTTGA TGCTCATTTACAACATCTACAAGACTCGAATAGTAGATGTCAAAGGGATGCAACATATTTATGGCGTATGCACACTGAAAAATTTGCAGCGTGGCTAAAGCAACAG ATATCTATTGATTCACCTGATGAGGAAGACACTCTGAAGTGGCTGGCTTATGGTCCTCGTAGTATAGCCAGATCTTACACAGGCTACATTGTGAATGGGCTACGATTTCACACAAATGTGGTGCATAGGCTAAGTCAGAATAGTGGTGTTTACTATGAAGCAACAGCAATGTGTAGATCTAGTGCAAAGGACACAGCTCAGGTGGTCGACGTTGTATCCTACTATGGGAGAGTAGTTGATATTATATTACTAGACTACAATGGCTTCTACGTCCCAATATTCAGGTGTGAGTGGGCAGTTAAAGGTAACGGTGTGAAGGTAGAGGATGGCTTTACGCTGGTTAATTTTAATCACAGCCACATATCCTTTGCAAAGGATCCATTCATTTTAGCATCTCAAGCGAGACAAATATTTTACTCAAGGGACACTGATGAATCGAGTTGGTATGTAGTTATGAAGGGTCCATGTAGAAGATACAGTGATGAGAAACCTGAAGATGGACATGCAGATGTAGGACCATTGCCTTCGGATATAGATATGTGTCTGGAAGACATATCAGATGAGGCTGAGAATGTCAGAGATGATTGTGAAGGAATATACGTTTGA